In a single window of the Streptomyces sp. CGMCC 4.7035 genome:
- the pafA gene encoding Pup--protein ligase has protein sequence MDRRIFGLENEYGVTCTFRGQRRLSPDEVARYLFRRVVSWGRSSNVFLRNGARLYLDVGSHPEYATPECDNVTELVTHDKAGERILEGLLVDAERRLHEEGIAGDVYLFKNNTDSAGNSYGCHENYLVARHGEFSRLADILIPFLVTRQLLCGAGKVLQTPRGAVYCVSQRAEHIWEGVSSATTRSRPIINTRDEPHADAERYRRLHVIVGDSNMSETTMLLKVGATDLVLRMIEAGTVMRDLTLENPIRAIREVSHDITGRRKVRLASGREASALEVQREYYEKAVDFCERRGIRTGTVEQVLELWGRTLDAIESEDLDRIGTEIDWVMKYKLIERYRAKHNMTMSHPRVAQIDLAYHDIHRRRGLYYLLEKKGQATRICNDLKIFEGKSVPPQTTRARLRGDFIRRAQEQRRDFTVDWVHLKLNDQAQRTVLCKDPFRSVDDRVEKLIAGM, from the coding sequence ATGGACCGCCGCATTTTCGGGCTGGAGAACGAGTACGGCGTCACGTGCACGTTCAGGGGACAGCGCCGCCTGTCGCCTGACGAGGTGGCGCGGTACCTCTTCCGCCGTGTCGTGTCATGGGGCCGTAGCAGCAATGTCTTTCTGCGGAACGGTGCCCGCCTCTATCTCGACGTGGGATCACATCCGGAATACGCGACACCCGAATGTGACAACGTGACGGAACTCGTCACTCACGACAAGGCCGGCGAGCGCATTCTGGAAGGACTCCTGGTCGACGCCGAACGTCGCCTGCACGAGGAGGGAATCGCGGGCGATGTCTACCTCTTCAAGAACAACACGGACTCGGCGGGCAACTCCTACGGTTGCCACGAGAACTACCTGGTGGCCCGGCACGGGGAGTTCTCCCGGCTCGCGGACATCCTGATTCCGTTCCTGGTCACGCGGCAGCTGCTGTGCGGTGCGGGCAAGGTGCTGCAGACGCCGCGGGGTGCCGTCTACTGCGTCAGCCAGCGGGCCGAGCACATCTGGGAGGGCGTCAGCTCGGCGACGACGCGTTCCCGGCCGATCATCAATACGCGTGACGAGCCGCACGCGGACGCGGAGCGTTACCGCCGTCTGCACGTCATCGTGGGCGACTCGAACATGTCGGAGACGACGATGCTGCTCAAGGTCGGTGCGACCGACCTGGTGCTGCGCATGATCGAGGCGGGGACGGTGATGCGGGACCTGACCCTGGAGAACCCGATCCGGGCGATCCGCGAGGTCAGTCATGACATCACGGGCCGGCGCAAGGTGCGTCTGGCGAGCGGCCGTGAGGCCTCGGCCCTGGAGGTGCAGCGGGAGTACTACGAGAAGGCCGTGGACTTCTGTGAGCGCCGCGGGATCCGTACGGGCACGGTGGAGCAGGTCCTGGAGCTGTGGGGCCGCACGCTGGACGCGATCGAGTCCGAGGATCTCGACCGGATCGGCACCGAGATCGACTGGGTGATGAAGTACAAGCTCATCGAGCGGTACCGGGCGAAGCACAACATGACGATGTCGCATCCGAGGGTCGCGCAGATAGACCTCGCCTACCACGACATTCATCGTCGCCGGGGCCTGTACTACCTGCTGGAGAAGAAGGGACAAGCCACGCGGATCTGCAACGACTTGAAGATCTTCGAGGGCAAGTCGGTTCCGCCGCAGACGACTCGGGCGCGGCTGCGCGGCGACTTCATCCGGCGGGCGCAGGAGCAGCGCCGTGATTTCACGGTCGACTGGGTGCACCTGAAGCTCAACGACCAGGCGCAGCGGACGGTGTTGTGCAAGGACCCGTTCCGTTCGGTGGACGACCGGGTGGAGAAGCTGATCGCCGGGATGTGA
- a CDS encoding MFS transporter: MAAGYLEILRARHATRLLVGTLVGRLPNATAAIAVVLFVRAEGGTYSLAGALAAVYGVANAVGQPLLGRLVDLHGQPRVQLPAALVSALAMTVFAVTGVDPLPAAYAAMVVAGLFTPPLEGGLRALWPAVLRREEQVHTAYAMDAVAQEVMFTVGPLLVTLCVSVWSAEVALVVLNVIGVLGALSVVVSAPSRAWRSAPREAHWLGALRSPGLLALLGAFLFVGIALGSITVAAVSYADDHGGDAVYGWLMAALGLGALVGGTVYGARQWGGVPERRLRVLVALLAVCYLPLVLMPGAPAMTALTALAGVFLAPCIACAFVLVDRYAPSGTVTEAFSWLVTTFTVGASVGTGVAGPVVQAGGAGWGFAVPGVAGAVSLLVLLATGRVLAAPAGSAVVAASSENDPNRAVEPRFSSGDRA, from the coding sequence ATGGCCGCGGGATACCTGGAGATCCTCAGGGCGAGGCACGCCACGCGCCTGCTCGTCGGGACGCTGGTGGGCCGGTTGCCGAACGCCACGGCCGCGATCGCCGTCGTGCTGTTCGTGCGCGCCGAAGGCGGCACCTACAGCCTCGCGGGGGCGCTCGCCGCGGTGTACGGGGTGGCTAACGCCGTGGGGCAGCCGCTGCTGGGCCGGCTGGTGGACCTGCACGGTCAGCCGCGTGTCCAGTTGCCGGCCGCGCTCGTCTCCGCCCTGGCCATGACCGTGTTCGCCGTGACGGGCGTGGATCCGCTTCCGGCGGCCTACGCGGCCATGGTGGTGGCCGGGCTGTTCACGCCGCCGCTGGAGGGCGGTCTGCGGGCTCTGTGGCCGGCCGTGTTGCGCCGGGAGGAGCAGGTGCACACGGCGTACGCGATGGACGCGGTGGCTCAGGAGGTGATGTTCACGGTCGGCCCGCTCCTGGTGACGCTGTGCGTGTCGGTGTGGTCCGCGGAGGTCGCGTTGGTCGTGCTGAATGTGATCGGTGTGCTGGGGGCTCTCTCGGTGGTCGTGTCGGCGCCGTCGCGCGCGTGGCGCTCGGCGCCGCGTGAGGCGCACTGGCTGGGCGCCCTGCGCTCGCCGGGGCTGCTCGCGCTGCTGGGGGCGTTCCTGTTCGTCGGGATCGCGCTCGGCTCGATCACGGTGGCCGCCGTGTCGTACGCGGATGACCATGGCGGTGACGCGGTGTACGGGTGGCTGATGGCCGCGCTGGGGCTGGGTGCGCTCGTCGGTGGCACGGTGTACGGGGCGCGGCAGTGGGGTGGTGTGCCGGAGCGGCGACTGCGTGTGCTCGTCGCGCTTCTGGCGGTGTGTTATCTGCCGTTGGTGCTGATGCCGGGTGCGCCGGCCATGACGGCGCTGACGGCGCTTGCCGGGGTGTTCCTGGCGCCGTGCATCGCTTGTGCGTTCGTGCTTGTCGACCGGTATGCGCCGAGCGGCACGGTCACGGAGGCGTTCTCCTGGCTTGTGACGACGTTCACGGTGGGTGCGTCGGTGGGAACGGGCGTGGCGGGTCCGGTCGTCCAGGCGGGTGGCGCCGGGTGGGGGTTCGCGGTGCCGGGTGTCGCGGGAGCCGTGTCGTTGCTGGTCCTGCTGGCCACCGGGCGGGTCCTCGCAGCTCCGGCGGGGAGTGCGGTGGTTGCGGCTTCATCGGAAAATGATCCGAACCGTGCTGTCGAACCCCGTTTCAGCTCGGGGGATCGGGCGTAA
- a CDS encoding LacI family DNA-binding transcriptional regulator — protein sequence MSADHESRRKSRQTVARGTTRPTSRDVAQAAGVSQAAVSLVLGDKWRGRVSEPTAQRVREAARELGYRPNLAARNLRLGRTRTVLLVVPALTTEFFAGVYTGAARVAAEHGFGVVLYPSPEGVGPAKDPFHSAQAALDGVLASSMAADALTAIHGDQLPLVMLDSDPNGSMGAATVNLDITDGVRQVAQHLLALGHRRFLHLAADVPSWTFQIRARELAARVSQVPGTSIRTTHAPISIEGALTAAETALATPGPRPTALVCDDDKLAAGAYKAARRLGLRIPDDLSVTGLDDLALATAIDPELTTVRLDAEQFGERGMQALLAVLEGRTPEEGDIPVELVVRGSTAPPRP from the coding sequence ATGAGCGCAGACCACGAGTCCAGACGAAAGAGCAGGCAGACGGTGGCACGAGGTACCACGCGACCCACCAGCCGCGACGTCGCCCAAGCCGCCGGGGTCTCCCAGGCCGCCGTATCCCTCGTCCTCGGCGACAAATGGCGCGGACGCGTCTCCGAACCCACCGCCCAACGCGTCCGCGAAGCCGCACGAGAACTCGGCTACCGACCCAACCTCGCCGCCCGCAACCTACGCCTCGGCCGCACCCGAACCGTCCTGCTCGTCGTACCGGCACTCACCACCGAATTCTTCGCCGGCGTCTACACCGGCGCCGCCCGAGTCGCCGCCGAACACGGCTTCGGCGTCGTCCTCTACCCCTCCCCCGAAGGCGTCGGCCCCGCCAAAGACCCCTTCCACTCCGCACAAGCCGCACTGGACGGCGTCCTCGCCTCCTCCATGGCCGCAGACGCACTCACCGCGATCCACGGCGACCAACTCCCCCTCGTCATGCTCGACAGCGACCCCAACGGCAGCATGGGCGCCGCAACCGTCAACCTCGACATCACCGACGGCGTACGACAAGTCGCCCAACACCTGCTCGCACTCGGCCACCGCCGATTCCTCCACCTCGCGGCAGACGTCCCCTCGTGGACATTCCAGATCCGGGCCCGCGAGCTCGCCGCACGCGTGAGCCAGGTGCCCGGCACCAGCATCCGCACCACACACGCCCCCATCTCCATCGAAGGCGCCCTCACCGCCGCAGAAACCGCCCTCGCCACCCCCGGCCCCCGCCCCACCGCCCTCGTCTGCGACGACGACAAACTCGCCGCCGGCGCCTACAAAGCAGCCCGACGCCTCGGCCTGCGCATCCCCGACGACCTCTCCGTCACCGGCCTCGACGACCTCGCCCTCGCCACCGCCATCGACCCCGAACTCACCACCGTCCGCCTCGACGCCGAACAGTTCGGCGAACGCGGCATGCAAGCCCTCCTCGCCGTCCTGGAGGGCCGCACACCCGAAGAGGGGGACATCCCCGTGGAACTGGTCGTACGCGGCTCCACGGCCCCACCACGCCCCTGA
- the prcA gene encoding proteasome subunit alpha, protein MSTPFYVSPQQAMADRAEYARKGIARGRSLVVLQYADGIVFVGENPSRALHKFSEIYDRIGFAAAGKYNEYENLRIGGVRYADLRGYTYDRDDVTARGLANVYAQTLGTIFSSAAEKPYEVELVVAEVGETPEGDQIYRLPHDGSIVDEHGSVAVGGNAEQISSFLDQQHQDGMSLAEALKLAVQALSRDTNGTQREIPAERLEVAVLDRTRPQQRKFKRIVGRQLSRLLEADGAASAAETEDETAGDEE, encoded by the coding sequence GTGTCGACGCCGTTCTATGTCTCCCCCCAGCAGGCGATGGCCGACCGGGCGGAGTACGCCCGTAAGGGCATCGCGCGCGGCCGTAGTCTGGTCGTGCTGCAGTACGCCGACGGCATTGTCTTCGTCGGTGAGAACCCGTCCCGTGCGCTGCACAAGTTCAGTGAGATCTATGACCGGATCGGTTTTGCGGCTGCCGGTAAGTACAACGAGTACGAGAATCTGAGGATCGGTGGCGTTCGGTACGCCGATCTTCGTGGTTACACCTACGACCGTGATGACGTTACCGCCCGTGGTCTGGCGAACGTGTATGCGCAGACTCTGGGCACGATCTTCTCCAGTGCGGCGGAGAAGCCGTATGAGGTGGAGTTGGTGGTCGCCGAGGTGGGGGAGACCCCGGAGGGTGATCAGATCTATCGGCTGCCGCATGACGGGTCGATCGTGGATGAGCACGGTTCGGTCGCGGTGGGCGGTAATGCGGAGCAGATCAGCAGTTTCCTGGATCAGCAGCACCAGGACGGCATGAGCCTTGCTGAGGCGCTGAAGCTCGCCGTGCAGGCCTTGTCCCGTGACACGAACGGTACTCAGCGGGAGATTCCCGCGGAGCGCCTGGAGGTTGCGGTGCTGGACCGTACGCGTCCGCAGCAGCGCAAGTTCAAGCGCATCGTCGGGCGTCAGCTGTCTCGTCTCCTCGAGGCTGATGGTGCGGCTTCTGCCGCGGAGACGGAGGACGAGACTGCGGGGGACGAGGAGTGA
- the prcB gene encoding proteasome subunit beta: MEANPRSTGRLPAAFLTPGSSSFMDFLSEHQPQLLPGNRQLPPTQGVIEAPHGTTIVATTFPGGVVLAGDRRATMGNVIAQRDIEKVFPADEYSAVGIAGTAGLAVEMVKLFQLELEHFEKVEGAQLSLEGKANRLSTMIRSNLGMAMQGLAVVPLFAGFDVDRGKGRIFSYDVTGGRSEEHGFAATGSGSIFARGAMKKLFREDLSEEQATTLVVQALYDAADDDSATGGPDVARRIYPIVTVITEDGFRRLTEDESSGIARSILERRLEQPDGPRAALL, encoded by the coding sequence GTGGAAGCCAACCCTCGTAGCACCGGGCGTCTACCGGCTGCCTTCCTGACGCCTGGCTCGTCGTCCTTCATGGACTTCCTGTCCGAGCATCAGCCCCAGCTGCTGCCCGGCAACCGTCAGCTGCCTCCCACCCAGGGCGTGATCGAGGCCCCGCACGGCACCACGATCGTGGCCACGACGTTCCCGGGGGGCGTCGTGCTCGCGGGTGACCGTCGGGCGACCATGGGCAATGTGATCGCCCAGCGGGACATCGAGAAGGTGTTCCCGGCGGACGAGTACTCGGCGGTGGGTATCGCCGGCACGGCCGGTCTGGCCGTGGAGATGGTGAAGCTGTTCCAGCTGGAGCTGGAGCACTTCGAGAAGGTCGAGGGCGCGCAGCTGTCCCTGGAGGGCAAGGCGAACCGTCTGTCGACCATGATCCGTTCCAACCTGGGCATGGCCATGCAGGGTCTGGCCGTGGTGCCTCTCTTCGCCGGCTTCGATGTCGATCGTGGCAAGGGCCGCATCTTCTCGTACGACGTGACGGGCGGCCGTTCGGAGGAGCACGGCTTTGCGGCCACGGGCTCCGGCTCGATCTTCGCGCGCGGCGCGATGAAGAAGCTTTTCCGTGAGGACCTGAGCGAGGAGCAGGCCACCACGCTGGTGGTGCAGGCTCTGTACGACGCGGCTGACGACGACTCGGCGACCGGTGGTCCCGATGTCGCCCGCCGGATCTATCCGATCGTCACCGTGATCACTGAGGACGGTTTCCGTCGGCTGACCGAGGACGAGTCGTCCGGGATCGCGCGTTCGATTCTGGAGCGGCGTCTGGAGCAGCCCGACGGTCCGCGGGCCGCGTTGCTCTGA
- a CDS encoding endonuclease VII domain-containing protein — protein MAPTQHLWRKYGLTEAERDELIAAQGGVCCICLSAPATHVDHCHKTGRVRGVLCFNCNSGLGLLRDDPTTANRAADYLEGNAWKPTLVAPGVYRLPS, from the coding sequence ATGGCGCCCACTCAGCACCTTTGGCGTAAGTACGGCCTGACTGAGGCCGAGCGTGACGAGCTGATCGCCGCTCAAGGGGGCGTCTGTTGCATTTGCCTATCCGCTCCTGCGACGCATGTGGATCACTGCCACAAGACGGGTAGGGTCCGTGGCGTACTGTGCTTCAACTGCAATTCCGGCCTCGGCCTGTTGAGGGACGACCCCACAACTGCGAACCGAGCTGCGGACTACCTGGAAGGAAACGCGTGGAAGCCAACCCTCGTAGCACCGGGCGTCTACCGGCTGCCTTCCTGA
- a CDS encoding ubiquitin-like protein Pup, producing MATKDTGGGQQKATRSTEEVEEQAAEAQASEDLKERHEKLSDDVDSVLDEIDDVLEENAEDFVRSFVQKGGE from the coding sequence ATGGCGACCAAGGACACCGGCGGCGGCCAGCAGAAGGCGACGCGCTCCACCGAGGAGGTCGAGGAGCAGGCGGCAGAGGCGCAGGCTTCTGAGGACCTCAAGGAGCGGCACGAGAAGCTGAGCGATGACGTGGACTCGGTTCTGGACGAGATTGACGATGTCCTCGAGGAGAATGCAGAGGATTTCGTGCGCTCATTCGTTCAGAAGGGTGGCGAGTAG
- the dop gene encoding depupylase/deamidase Dop, with protein MTVRRVMGIETEYGISVPGHPNANAMLTSSQIVNAYAAAMHRARRARWDFEEENPLRDARGFDLAREAADASQLTDEDIGLANVILTNGARLYVDHAHPEYSAPEVTNPRDAVLWDKAGERIMAEAAERAAQLPGAQPIHLYKNNTDNKGASYGTHENYLMKRETPFSDIVRHLTPFFVSRQVFAGAGRVGIGQDGHEHGFQLSQRADYFEVEVGLETTLKRPIINTRDEPHADAEKYRRLHVIIGDANLSEISTYLKLGTTALVLSMIEDGFIAVDLAVDQPVRTLHQVSHDPTLKRLVTLRSGRTLTAVQLQMEYYELSRKYVEERYGADADEQTKDVLSRWEDTLNRLERDPMSLAGELDWVAKRELMEGYRRRDGLDWDAARLHLVDLQYADVRAEKGLYNRLAARGKMKRLLTEDDVERARTKPPEDTRAYFRGRCLDQYADDVAAASWDSVIFDLPGRDSLQRVPTLEPLRGTRNHVKELLDRCRTAEDLVRVLSGG; from the coding sequence ATGACCGTACGGCGAGTAATGGGCATCGAGACGGAGTACGGCATCTCCGTCCCCGGCCACCCCAACGCCAATGCCATGCTCACCTCATCCCAGATCGTCAACGCCTACGCCGCGGCGATGCACCGGGCCCGCCGGGCCCGCTGGGACTTCGAGGAAGAAAACCCGCTGCGGGACGCCCGAGGCTTCGACCTCGCCCGCGAGGCCGCCGACGCCAGCCAGCTCACCGACGAGGACATCGGCCTCGCCAACGTGATCCTCACCAACGGCGCACGGCTCTACGTCGACCACGCACACCCCGAATACAGTGCCCCCGAGGTCACCAACCCCCGCGACGCCGTCCTCTGGGACAAAGCCGGCGAACGGATCATGGCAGAAGCCGCAGAACGAGCCGCCCAGCTCCCCGGCGCCCAGCCGATCCACCTCTACAAGAACAACACCGACAACAAGGGCGCCTCCTACGGCACGCACGAGAACTACCTGATGAAGCGGGAAACCCCCTTCTCCGACATCGTGCGCCACCTCACACCGTTCTTCGTCTCCCGCCAGGTCTTCGCCGGAGCCGGCCGCGTCGGCATCGGCCAGGACGGCCACGAACACGGCTTCCAGCTCAGCCAGCGCGCCGACTACTTCGAAGTCGAGGTCGGCCTCGAAACCACCCTGAAACGCCCCATCATCAACACCCGGGACGAACCCCACGCGGACGCCGAGAAATACCGGCGCCTCCACGTGATCATCGGCGACGCCAACCTCTCCGAGATCTCCACCTACCTCAAACTCGGCACGACGGCCCTCGTCCTGTCGATGATCGAGGACGGCTTCATCGCCGTCGACCTCGCCGTCGACCAGCCCGTACGCACCCTCCACCAGGTCTCCCACGACCCCACACTCAAGCGCCTCGTCACCCTCCGCAGCGGCCGGACACTCACCGCCGTCCAGCTCCAGATGGAGTACTACGAGCTGTCGCGCAAATACGTGGAGGAGCGCTACGGAGCGGACGCCGACGAACAGACCAAGGACGTCCTCTCCCGCTGGGAGGACACCCTCAACCGCCTGGAGCGCGACCCCATGAGCCTCGCCGGCGAACTCGACTGGGTCGCCAAACGAGAACTCATGGAGGGCTACCGGCGCCGCGACGGCCTCGACTGGGACGCCGCCAGGCTCCACCTCGTCGACCTCCAGTACGCCGACGTACGCGCCGAGAAGGGCCTCTACAACCGTCTGGCGGCCCGCGGCAAGATGAAGCGGCTGCTGACCGAGGACGACGTCGAGCGGGCCCGTACGAAGCCGCCGGAGGACACACGCGCCTACTTCCGCGGCCGCTGCCTGGACCAGTACGCGGACGACGTCGCGGCGGCCTCCTGGGACTCGGTCATCTTCGACCTGCCGGGCCGGGACTCGCTCCAGCGCGTCCCAACCCTGGAACCGCTTCGCGGAACGCGTAATCACGTCAAGGAGCTCCTGGACCGCTGCCGCACGGCCGAGGACCTGGTCAGGGTCCTGTCCGGCGGCTGA
- the arc gene encoding proteasome ATPase: protein MAAHDDDMNRGIRPGRGSDDPAGQIAYLEQEIAVLRRKLADSPRHTRILEERIVELQTNLAGVSAQNERLANTLREARDQIVALKEEVDRLAQPPAGFGVFLQANEDGTADIFTGGRKLRVNVSPSVELDELRRGQELMLNEALNVVEAMEFERVGDIVTLKEILEDGERALVLGHTDEERVVRLAEPLLDVTIRPGDALLLEPRSGYVYEVVPKSEVEELVLEEVPDIGYEQIGGLAGQIEAIRDAVELPYLYPDLFKEHELRPPKGVLLYGPPGCGKTLIAKAVANSLAKKVAEVTGQAAGKSFFLNIKGPELLNKYVGETERQIRLVFQRAREKASEGTPVIVFFDEMESLFRTRGSGVSSDVENTIVPQLLAEIDGVEGLENVVVIGASNREDMIDPAILRPGRLDVKIKIERPDAEAARDIFGKYLTENLPLHADDVGEHRGDKAATVHGMIQTAVEQMYAESDENRFLEVTYANGDKEVLYFKDFNSGAMIENIVGRAKKMAIKDFLEHNQKGLRVSHLLQACVDEFKENEDLPNTTNPDDWARISGKKGERIVYIRTLITGKQGADTGRSIDTVANTGQYL from the coding sequence GTGGCAGCCCACGACGACGACATGAACCGCGGCATCCGCCCGGGACGAGGGTCTGACGACCCGGCCGGGCAGATCGCCTACCTTGAGCAGGAGATCGCCGTCCTGCGACGCAAGCTCGCCGACTCTCCGCGACACACGAGAATTCTCGAAGAGCGGATCGTCGAGCTGCAGACCAACCTGGCCGGCGTGTCCGCACAGAACGAGCGGCTCGCCAATACGCTCCGTGAGGCCCGCGACCAGATCGTGGCCCTCAAGGAAGAAGTCGACCGGCTCGCACAGCCACCGGCCGGCTTCGGTGTCTTCCTGCAGGCGAACGAGGACGGCACGGCCGACATCTTCACCGGAGGCCGCAAACTCCGCGTGAACGTCAGCCCCAGCGTGGAGCTCGACGAGCTCCGCCGCGGCCAGGAACTGATGCTCAACGAAGCGCTCAACGTGGTCGAAGCCATGGAGTTCGAGCGAGTCGGGGACATCGTCACCCTCAAGGAAATCCTCGAGGACGGCGAGCGCGCCCTCGTACTCGGGCACACCGACGAGGAACGGGTGGTACGGCTCGCCGAGCCGCTGCTGGACGTCACCATCCGCCCCGGCGACGCCCTCCTGCTCGAACCCCGCTCCGGCTACGTCTACGAAGTGGTCCCCAAGAGCGAGGTCGAGGAACTCGTCCTCGAAGAGGTACCCGACATCGGCTACGAGCAGATCGGCGGCCTCGCCGGCCAGATCGAAGCCATCCGCGACGCGGTCGAGCTCCCGTACCTCTACCCCGACCTGTTCAAGGAGCACGAACTGCGGCCGCCCAAGGGCGTCCTGCTGTACGGGCCCCCCGGATGCGGAAAGACCCTCATCGCCAAGGCCGTGGCCAACTCACTGGCCAAGAAGGTCGCCGAAGTCACCGGCCAAGCCGCAGGCAAGAGCTTCTTCCTCAACATCAAGGGCCCCGAGCTCCTCAACAAGTACGTCGGCGAGACCGAGCGACAGATCCGCCTCGTCTTCCAGCGGGCCCGTGAAAAGGCCAGCGAGGGCACCCCCGTCATCGTCTTCTTCGACGAGATGGAATCCCTCTTCCGCACCCGCGGCTCCGGCGTCAGCTCCGACGTGGAAAACACCATCGTCCCCCAGCTGCTCGCCGAGATCGACGGCGTGGAAGGCCTGGAGAACGTCGTGGTCATCGGCGCCTCCAACCGCGAGGACATGATCGACCCCGCCATCCTGCGACCCGGCCGCCTCGATGTGAAGATCAAGATCGAACGTCCGGACGCCGAAGCGGCCAGGGACATCTTCGGGAAGTACCTCACCGAGAACCTCCCCCTGCACGCCGACGACGTCGGCGAGCACCGAGGCGACAAGGCGGCCACCGTCCACGGCATGATCCAGACCGCCGTGGAACAGATGTACGCCGAATCCGACGAGAACCGCTTCCTCGAGGTCACCTACGCCAACGGCGACAAGGAAGTCCTCTACTTCAAGGACTTCAACTCCGGCGCCATGATCGAAAACATTGTCGGACGCGCCAAGAAAATGGCGATCAAGGACTTCCTCGAACACAACCAGAAAGGCCTCAGGGTCTCCCACCTCCTCCAGGCATGCGTGGACGAGTTCAAGGAGAACGAGGACCTGCCCAACACCACCAACCCCGACGACTGGGCCCGCATCTCCGGAAAGAAGGGCGAGCGGATCGTCTACATTCGCACCCTCATCACCGGAAAGCAGGGCGCAGACACCGGACGCTCCATCGACACGGTGGCGAACACCGGACAGTACCTGTAA
- a CDS encoding ferredoxin, translated as MTVQQQAGVDGEALEVWIDQDLCTGDGICAQYAPEVFELDIDGLAYVKGPDEELLQARGATTPVPLPLLTDVVDSARECPGECIHVRRVSDRVEVFGPDAE; from the coding sequence ATGACCGTGCAGCAGCAGGCCGGTGTCGACGGCGAGGCGCTGGAGGTCTGGATCGACCAGGATCTGTGTACCGGTGATGGCATCTGTGCCCAGTACGCGCCCGAGGTCTTTGAGCTGGACATCGACGGCCTGGCCTATGTGAAGGGCCCGGATGAGGAGCTTTTGCAGGCCAGGGGGGCCACAACGCCCGTTCCGCTGCCGCTTCTCACCGATGTCGTGGACTCGGCGCGGGAGTGTCCGGGTGAGTGCATCCATGTGCGTCGGGTTTCGGACAGGGTGGAGGTCTTCGGGCCCGACGCTGAGTGA
- a CDS encoding tRNA (adenine-N1)-methyltransferase, whose protein sequence is MSEPTGAARRRGPFKVGDQVQLTDPKGRHYTFTLEAGKNFHTHKGSFPHDELIGAPEGSVVRTTGNVAYLALRPLLPDYVLSMPRGAAVVYPKDAGQILAFADIFPGARVVEAGVGSGSLSSFLLRAIGDQGMLHSYERRADFAEIAQANVERYFGGPHPAWQLTVGDLQDNLSDTDVDRVILDMLAPWECLEAVSKALVPGGILCCYVATTTQLARTVESIREIGCFNEPTAWETMIRNWHIEGLAVRPDHRMIGHTGFLLTARRLADGVEPPMRRRRPAKGAYGEDYAGPNADGGAGR, encoded by the coding sequence ATGTCCGAACCGACCGGTGCCGCCCGCCGTCGCGGGCCCTTCAAGGTCGGGGACCAGGTACAGCTGACCGACCCCAAGGGCCGCCACTACACGTTCACACTCGAAGCGGGAAAGAACTTCCACACCCACAAGGGTTCCTTCCCGCACGACGAACTGATCGGCGCCCCCGAGGGCAGCGTTGTCCGCACCACCGGGAACGTCGCCTACCTCGCGCTGCGCCCCCTGCTCCCCGACTACGTCCTGTCCATGCCCCGAGGGGCAGCCGTCGTCTACCCCAAGGACGCGGGGCAGATCCTCGCCTTCGCCGACATCTTCCCCGGCGCACGCGTCGTCGAGGCCGGCGTCGGCTCCGGCTCGCTCAGCAGCTTCCTGCTGCGCGCCATCGGCGACCAGGGCATGCTGCACAGCTACGAGCGCCGCGCGGACTTCGCCGAGATCGCCCAGGCCAACGTGGAACGCTACTTCGGCGGCCCCCACCCCGCCTGGCAGCTCACCGTCGGCGACCTCCAGGACAACCTGAGCGACACCGACGTCGACCGCGTCATCCTCGACATGCTCGCCCCCTGGGAATGCCTCGAAGCCGTCTCCAAGGCACTCGTCCCCGGCGGCATCCTCTGCTGCTACGTGGCCACCACCACCCAGCTCGCCCGGACCGTCGAATCCATCCGCGAGATCGGCTGCTTCAACGAGCCGACCGCCTGGGAGACGATGATCCGCAACTGGCACATCGAAGGCCTCGCCGTCCGCCCCGACCACCGCATGATCGGCCACACCGGCTTCCTCCTCACCGCCCGCCGCCTCGCCGACGGCGTCGAGCCGCCCATGCGCCGCCGCCGCCCCGCCAAGGGCGCCTACGGCGAGGACTACGCCGGCCCCAACGCCGACGGAGGCGCCGGCCGCTGA